In one window of Coralliovum pocilloporae DNA:
- a CDS encoding indolepyruvate ferredoxin oxidoreductase family protein yields MNAFAKRITLDDKYARENGSVYLTGIQALVRVALDRARLDRLAGLHTGGFISGYRGSPLGGFDQQLEAAQAHLDELDIVFQPGVNEELGATAVWGSQKVGEAGAGSDYDGVFGIWYGKAPGVDRASDALKHANVSGSSAKGGALAICGDDHLAKSSTMTCQSEFALMDAEIPVLNPADLQDVLDYGLLGLELSRYSGLWVGLIALADTMDSSGIVSVDPERLAVNLPRAHHDPRLAAKQNRPVRLATRLENEVLVRELRLPAARAFVRANRLDAIRFGSDRPRFGIVATGKAYRDLRQALEVLGIGHARAVELGIGLYKVAMPWPLENVSFSNFARGLDRLMVVEHKRALMEPQIKDIAYHWSADERPQIWGKATPDGAPFMPSIRDLSVAELVPALLGFMPELARDDAIRSVAQRIEEQAVWADAHQDTAKRTPYFCSGCPHNSSTVVPEGARAMPGIGCHAMAELSGRVTDGLVAMGGEGVHWVGQAPFERDGHAFVNLGDGTYYHSGILAIRQSVAARVPVTYKVLFNDAVAMTGGQAHDGPLSVEQITRQVSAEGVEKICVVSEEPERFTGSSLLAPNVPVHDRDELALVQADCAAYPGVSVIIYDQTCAAEKRRRRKKGLHDDPPKRLFINPKVCEGCGDCTVQSNCVSLEPLETDHGTKRAINQSSCNKDYSCVKGFCPSFVWVDDAELKRSDKGDGLDIAALAADLPRIRERELKETVNLLITGIGGMGVTTVAAVLAMAAHVDGVNVSTLDMTGLAQKGGPVTSQIRFGGKGASIQGPRIPVASLDILLASDLLVAGSAETLMLLNDEKTVAVANGHVTPTAEFTIKQTLSFNEEKLSHTLREATRDLVLHDVAQVAERVLGDAIYTNMLLVGMAYQRGVLPLTLDAVEMAIRLNGAAIDRNIRAFHAGRVLFSRPEALLNEIPVREKPAEMGLDERIAFLGEELTGYQDEAYARRFRDVVERVRRMDEVQPHGGLRITGLVAENLYRLMAYKDEYEVARLYADPAFEEALSAQFSSRSKIRVMLAPPLLSPIDPVSGRPKKRAFGPWVFGAFRLLSRLKGLRGHWYDPFGHTAERKAERALIETYLSDVELILAELDGPVPYGLLAEIARVPDAIRGFGPVKEQVMEKAAKRRLTLLNRLEAERINHEDGPHLMEAAE; encoded by the coding sequence ATGAATGCGTTTGCGAAGCGTATCACGCTCGACGACAAATATGCTCGGGAAAATGGCTCAGTTTATCTCACCGGGATTCAGGCGCTGGTCCGGGTCGCGCTGGATCGCGCCCGTCTCGACAGGTTGGCTGGCCTCCACACTGGTGGTTTCATCTCAGGGTATCGAGGGTCCCCGCTCGGTGGGTTTGATCAACAGTTAGAGGCTGCACAGGCTCATCTGGATGAGCTGGATATTGTCTTTCAGCCGGGTGTGAATGAGGAGCTTGGTGCGACGGCTGTCTGGGGTTCCCAGAAGGTTGGCGAAGCCGGAGCCGGCAGCGATTATGATGGTGTGTTCGGTATCTGGTATGGCAAGGCACCCGGCGTTGACCGTGCCAGTGATGCCCTGAAGCATGCCAATGTAAGTGGGTCATCGGCCAAGGGTGGAGCCCTTGCCATTTGCGGCGATGATCATCTGGCCAAATCCTCTACCATGACCTGCCAGAGTGAATTTGCTCTGATGGATGCGGAAATTCCGGTTCTCAATCCTGCTGACCTTCAGGATGTGCTTGATTATGGTTTGCTTGGTCTTGAGCTCTCCCGCTATTCCGGCCTCTGGGTTGGCCTGATTGCGCTTGCCGACACGATGGATTCATCGGGTATTGTTTCTGTTGATCCCGAGAGGTTGGCGGTCAATCTGCCGCGTGCGCACCATGATCCGCGACTTGCGGCGAAGCAGAACAGGCCGGTACGTCTAGCAACACGCCTTGAAAACGAAGTTCTGGTTCGTGAATTGCGGCTTCCTGCCGCTAGAGCTTTCGTGCGTGCAAACAGGTTGGACGCGATCCGGTTCGGTTCAGACAGGCCTCGCTTTGGCATCGTTGCCACCGGCAAGGCCTATCGGGATCTGCGTCAGGCGCTTGAAGTGCTTGGGATCGGTCATGCACGGGCGGTGGAGCTTGGGATCGGACTTTATAAGGTCGCCATGCCGTGGCCGCTTGAGAATGTCAGCTTCTCAAACTTCGCCCGTGGCCTCGACCGGCTGATGGTGGTTGAACACAAACGGGCTCTAATGGAGCCGCAGATCAAGGATATTGCCTATCACTGGTCCGCTGATGAGCGTCCGCAAATCTGGGGCAAGGCAACACCGGATGGCGCGCCCTTTATGCCCTCAATCCGTGACCTGTCTGTGGCTGAACTGGTTCCGGCTCTGCTGGGCTTCATGCCTGAACTGGCCCGTGATGATGCTATCCGGTCCGTCGCGCAACGGATTGAAGAGCAGGCGGTCTGGGCTGATGCTCATCAGGATACAGCCAAACGGACCCCGTATTTCTGCTCCGGCTGCCCGCATAACTCATCCACCGTGGTGCCCGAGGGCGCCCGGGCCATGCCCGGTATTGGTTGCCATGCCATGGCAGAGCTGTCCGGTCGTGTCACAGATGGACTGGTGGCCATGGGCGGTGAAGGTGTTCACTGGGTTGGCCAGGCCCCGTTTGAGCGGGATGGACATGCTTTTGTCAATCTGGGGGATGGGACTTATTACCATTCCGGCATTCTCGCCATCCGCCAGTCAGTGGCTGCCAGGGTTCCCGTGACCTACAAGGTCCTCTTCAATGATGCGGTGGCCATGACGGGCGGCCAGGCCCATGATGGGCCGTTGAGTGTTGAGCAGATTACCCGCCAGGTTTCCGCAGAAGGTGTTGAGAAAATCTGTGTGGTCTCAGAAGAGCCGGAGCGGTTCACAGGCTCCTCTCTGCTTGCTCCGAACGTTCCTGTTCATGATCGTGATGAACTGGCGCTGGTCCAGGCTGACTGTGCGGCCTATCCGGGTGTGTCGGTGATCATCTATGACCAGACCTGTGCCGCGGAAAAACGTCGTCGGCGCAAGAAGGGACTGCATGACGATCCGCCCAAACGTCTGTTTATCAATCCGAAAGTCTGTGAAGGTTGTGGCGATTGCACGGTCCAGTCGAACTGTGTGTCGCTCGAACCGCTTGAGACTGACCATGGCACGAAGAGAGCTATCAATCAGTCGAGCTGTAACAAGGACTATTCCTGCGTTAAGGGCTTCTGTCCGTCCTTCGTCTGGGTGGACGATGCCGAACTGAAACGGTCAGATAAGGGTGACGGGCTGGATATTGCTGCGCTGGCTGCTGACCTTCCCCGTATCAGGGAACGGGAACTCAAGGAGACTGTCAATCTGCTGATCACCGGTATCGGTGGCATGGGCGTGACGACTGTCGCTGCGGTTCTGGCCATGGCGGCTCATGTGGATGGCGTGAATGTTTCAACGCTTGATATGACCGGTCTGGCGCAGAAAGGCGGGCCGGTGACCTCGCAGATCCGGTTTGGAGGCAAGGGGGCGTCCATACAAGGACCACGCATTCCTGTTGCGAGCCTCGATATCCTGCTTGCATCAGACCTGCTTGTTGCGGGTAGTGCGGAAACGCTGATGCTTCTGAATGATGAGAAGACCGTTGCGGTCGCCAATGGGCATGTAACGCCGACAGCTGAATTTACCATCAAGCAGACCTTGTCCTTCAACGAGGAAAAACTGTCGCATACCCTCAGAGAAGCAACCCGTGACTTGGTTCTGCATGATGTGGCTCAAGTGGCGGAGCGGGTGCTGGGAGATGCCATCTATACGAACATGCTTCTGGTAGGCATGGCCTATCAGCGCGGCGTTCTGCCGTTGACCCTGGATGCAGTCGAGATGGCTATTCGGCTGAACGGGGCAGCCATTGACCGGAACATTCGTGCTTTCCATGCAGGGCGCGTGCTGTTCAGCCGTCCGGAGGCTTTGCTCAATGAGATCCCGGTCCGTGAAAAGCCTGCCGAGATGGGGCTGGATGAACGTATCGCATTCCTGGGTGAAGAGCTGACTGGTTATCAGGATGAAGCTTATGCCCGGCGGTTCCGTGACGTTGTAGAACGTGTTCGCCGCATGGATGAAGTTCAGCCTCATGGCGGTTTGCGCATCACAGGACTGGTGGCGGAGAACCTCTACCGGCTGATGGCCTATAAGGATGAGTATGAGGTGGCTCGACTTTATGCTGATCCAGCCTTTGAAGAGGCGCTGTCAGCTCAGTTCTCCTCCCGGAGCAAGATACGCGTGATGCTGGCCCCACCGCTTCTGTCTCCGATTGATCCTGTAAGTGGTCGGCCGAAGAAGCGGGCATTTGGCCCCTGGGTTTTCGGTGCATTTCGTCTGCTGTCTCGTCTGAAGGGTTTGCGCGGGCATTGGTATGACCCGTTTGGCCATACAGCAGAGCGCAAGGCGGAACGGGCGCTGATTGAAACCTATCTGTCCGATGTTGAGCTTATTCTGGCCGAGTTGGACGGACCGGTGCCCTATGGCCTTCTGGCCGAGATTGCCCGTGTTCCGGATGCTATCCGTGGCTTTGGACCGGTCAAGGAACAGGTTATGGAGAAAGCGGCAAAACGGCGATTGACCCTGTTGAACAGGCTGGAAGCAGAGCGGATCAACCATGAGGATGGGCCGCATCTGATGGAAGCTGCCGAGTAG
- a CDS encoding Lrp/AsnC family transcriptional regulator, with the protein MEKNLLDPSDIRILRILQRDASLSIAEVARQAGTSQTPCWRRIKKMKETGIIRQITAVVDRESVGLNFVAYTFVKLGLPNRENMEEFDRLVHHWPEVVTCERITGAVDYLLKIVSDDIKTYDDFLRLKLLDNQLVSDVQSRIVVNTVKDTTNLPLRE; encoded by the coding sequence TTGGAAAAAAACCTTCTCGACCCCTCTGATATTCGAATCCTCAGAATCCTGCAGAGAGACGCCTCTCTTTCCATCGCCGAAGTGGCCCGCCAGGCAGGAACATCCCAGACACCCTGCTGGCGACGCATCAAGAAGATGAAGGAGACAGGAATCATCCGGCAGATTACAGCCGTGGTTGATCGCGAATCTGTCGGCCTCAATTTTGTGGCCTACACCTTCGTCAAGCTGGGTCTTCCAAACCGGGAAAACATGGAAGAGTTTGACCGGCTGGTCCATCACTGGCCGGAAGTGGTCACCTGTGAACGCATTACGGGCGCGGTTGACTATCTTCTGAAAATTGTTTCGGACGACATCAAGACCTATGACGACTTCCTCCGCCTGAAACTGCTCGACAATCAACTGGTCAGCGACGTTCAGTCCCGGATCGTGGTCAACACCGTCAAGGACACGACCAACCTGCCCTTACGCGAATGA
- the rpe gene encoding ribulose-phosphate 3-epimerase, whose translation MARPLQIAPSILASDFARLGDEIKAIDEAGCDWIHVDVMDGHFVPNITIGPDIVKAIRPYTDKVMDVHLMIAPCDPYLEAFAKAGSDIITVHAEAGPHLHRSLQSIHALGKKAGVSLNPGTPESVLEYVLNDVDLILVMSVNPGFGGQKFIRESVDKVRRIKQMIGDRPIDIEVDGGVTVETAPLVAEAGANALVAGSAVFKGGTPDDNSVYKDNIAAIRAAAENVRG comes from the coding sequence ATGGCTCGCCCGCTTCAGATTGCCCCATCCATTCTCGCCTCCGACTTCGCCCGTCTCGGTGATGAGATCAAGGCTATTGATGAAGCAGGATGCGACTGGATCCATGTGGATGTGATGGATGGTCATTTTGTGCCCAACATCACCATCGGCCCTGATATTGTCAAAGCCATCCGGCCCTATACCGACAAGGTCATGGATGTCCATCTGATGATTGCCCCGTGCGACCCTTATCTGGAAGCCTTCGCAAAGGCAGGCTCGGACATCATCACGGTCCACGCCGAGGCAGGCCCTCACCTGCATCGATCCCTTCAGTCAATTCACGCACTTGGCAAGAAAGCCGGTGTCTCCTTGAACCCTGGCACCCCTGAAAGCGTTCTCGAATATGTTCTGAACGACGTGGACCTCATTCTCGTGATGAGTGTCAATCCAGGCTTTGGCGGACAAAAGTTTATCCGGGAATCGGTCGACAAGGTCCGCCGCATCAAGCAGATGATTGGCGATCGCCCGATCGATATCGAAGTCGATGGCGGCGTTACAGTGGAAACCGCCCCGCTGGTGGCTGAAGCTGGCGCAAATGCTCTGGTCGCCGGGTCAGCCGTTTTCAAGGGCGGCACCCCGGATGACAACAGCGTCTACAAAGACAATATCGCAGCAATCCGGGCTGCAGCGGAAAACGTTCGCGGCTGA
- the purB gene encoding adenylosuccinate lyase gives MIPRYSRPQMADIWSPESKFRIWFEIEAHALDALAELGVVPKEAAETVWAKARDAEFDVARIDEIEREVKHDVIAFLTHLAEIVGPEARFVHQGMTSSDVLDTCFNVQCVKAADLLLEDLDALLAALKRRAFEHKMTPTIGRSHGIHAEPVTFGLKMAQAYAEFDRCRTRLLAAREEVATCAISGAVGTFANIDPRVEEHVAEAMGLKPEPVSTQVIPRDRHAMFFAVLGVIASSVERLAVEVRHLQRTEVLEAEEYFSPGQKGSSAMPHKRNPILTENLTGLARIVRGMVTPALENVALWHERDISHSSVERMIGPDGTVTLDFALVRLTSVVDKLVVYPENMQKNMDKLGGLAHSQRVLLALTQAGISREDSYRLVQRNAMKVWEQGADFRAELKADPEVSAALTDAEIDEKFDLGYHTKHVDTIFRRVFGES, from the coding sequence ATGATCCCTCGTTATTCTCGTCCGCAAATGGCAGATATCTGGTCACCGGAATCAAAGTTCCGCATCTGGTTCGAGATTGAGGCGCATGCGCTGGATGCGCTGGCCGAACTCGGCGTCGTTCCAAAGGAAGCCGCAGAAACCGTTTGGGCCAAAGCCAGGGATGCAGAGTTTGACGTGGCCCGGATTGATGAGATTGAGCGGGAAGTCAAGCATGACGTCATCGCCTTCCTCACCCATCTGGCCGAGATCGTTGGCCCCGAGGCCCGCTTCGTTCACCAGGGCATGACCTCATCTGATGTTCTGGATACCTGCTTTAACGTTCAGTGCGTCAAGGCGGCAGACCTGCTGCTTGAAGATCTGGACGCTCTTCTGGCTGCGCTGAAGCGTCGGGCTTTCGAACACAAGATGACCCCGACCATTGGCCGGTCCCACGGCATCCACGCCGAACCGGTCACCTTCGGCCTCAAAATGGCCCAGGCTTATGCCGAGTTTGATCGCTGCCGCACCCGCCTTCTGGCAGCACGTGAGGAAGTCGCCACCTGCGCCATTTCCGGTGCGGTCGGCACCTTCGCCAATATCGACCCCCGCGTGGAAGAGCATGTTGCTGAAGCCATGGGCCTGAAACCTGAACCGGTTTCAACCCAGGTCATCCCCCGTGACCGTCACGCAATGTTCTTTGCGGTTCTCGGCGTTATCGCCTCTTCTGTCGAACGCCTGGCCGTCGAGGTTCGTCATCTGCAGCGGACAGAAGTTCTGGAAGCGGAGGAATATTTCTCTCCGGGCCAGAAAGGCTCATCCGCCATGCCGCACAAGCGTAACCCGATCCTCACCGAAAACCTCACCGGTCTGGCCCGCATCGTACGCGGCATGGTCACCCCAGCCCTTGAGAATGTTGCTCTCTGGCATGAGCGGGACATCTCCCATTCCTCAGTCGAGCGTATGATCGGCCCGGACGGAACCGTGACCCTCGACTTCGCTCTTGTCCGCCTCACCAGCGTTGTCGACAAGCTGGTCGTCTATCCTGAAAACATGCAGAAGAATATGGACAAGCTCGGCGGCCTTGCTCATTCCCAGCGCGTTCTGCTGGCTTTGACACAGGCCGGAATTTCCCGCGAGGATTCCTACCGTCTTGTTCAGCGCAATGCCATGAAGGTCTGGGAACAGGGTGCTGATTTCCGGGCTGAACTGAAGGCTGATCCGGAAGTCTCCGCTGCCCTGACCGATGCTGAGATCGACGAGAAGTTTGACCTCGGATACCACACCAAGCATGTGGACACGATCTTCCGTCGCGTCTTCGGTGAGAGCTGA
- a CDS encoding RBBP9/YdeN family alpha/beta hydrolase, translated as MRTQDADILIVPGQAGLIGDHWLERWHRQLKTARLVEQENWLEPQLESWCSNLIKAVDAATRPVVLVGHQCGVLTIAHAASAFTPGKVAGAYLVAPVNADDDKTTPLAMQCFGPVPKNRLPFPSKVIASRSNPLCKYAKARKMAEAWGSEVQDAGDVGTIDQASGHGPWPEGLMSFGAFLKKLG; from the coding sequence ATGCGCACTCAGGACGCAGACATTCTCATTGTGCCCGGCCAGGCCGGGCTCATTGGTGATCACTGGCTCGAACGCTGGCATCGCCAGTTGAAGACCGCGCGTCTGGTGGAGCAGGAAAACTGGCTGGAGCCTCAGCTTGAAAGCTGGTGCTCCAACCTCATCAAAGCGGTCGATGCCGCAACACGACCGGTCGTACTCGTCGGTCATCAGTGCGGCGTGCTGACCATCGCTCATGCCGCCAGTGCATTTACGCCGGGAAAAGTCGCCGGTGCCTATCTTGTGGCCCCGGTCAACGCCGATGACGACAAGACAACACCATTGGCCATGCAATGTTTCGGACCGGTTCCGAAAAACCGGCTTCCCTTCCCAAGCAAGGTAATCGCCAGCCGCAGCAACCCGCTCTGCAAATATGCCAAGGCCCGCAAGATGGCAGAAGCCTGGGGGTCAGAGGTGCAGGATGCAGGTGATGTGGGCACGATTGACCAGGCGAGCGGTCATGGCCCCTGGCCCGAAGGCCTGATGAGCTTCGGTGCCTTTCTCAAAAAGCTCGGGTAA
- a CDS encoding HpcH/HpaI aldolase family protein, with translation MTQSFLKMLKDGGRFYFAWSVLPLPLLAEQCARSDFDGVIIDMQHGLIAESDARDMISHIYLTGKPVVVRVPIGRFDLAGRVLDWGAHGVIAPMINDRALAETFVDAMNYPPVGQRSWGAFRTRQLQQNGRESVDFLHQANDEVCGFAMIETREALDNLEDILSVPGLDGVLVGPNDLSISLSNGKTVNSSDADLQTVLADIASACQRHGKVTAIYARDPEEAHRFRDLGFQCVAVGADMVYMDVGLNAVLSQLNS, from the coding sequence GTGACGCAGTCTTTTTTGAAAATGCTCAAGGATGGTGGTCGGTTTTACTTCGCCTGGAGTGTGTTGCCGCTGCCACTTCTTGCGGAGCAATGTGCGCGGTCCGACTTCGATGGTGTGATCATTGACATGCAGCATGGCCTGATTGCGGAATCAGATGCGCGGGACATGATCAGCCATATTTATCTGACCGGAAAGCCGGTTGTCGTCCGGGTGCCAATCGGACGATTTGATCTCGCAGGGCGCGTTCTGGATTGGGGTGCGCATGGTGTTATTGCCCCGATGATCAACGATCGCGCTCTGGCCGAGACCTTTGTCGATGCGATGAACTATCCGCCTGTCGGCCAGAGAAGCTGGGGGGCATTCAGAACACGACAATTGCAGCAGAACGGACGGGAAAGCGTCGACTTCCTTCATCAGGCGAATGATGAGGTCTGCGGCTTTGCCATGATTGAGACAAGAGAGGCTCTGGATAATCTTGAAGATATCCTGTCTGTACCGGGACTGGATGGTGTTCTGGTCGGGCCGAATGACCTTTCCATCTCGCTTTCCAACGGAAAAACGGTGAACTCATCCGACGCGGATCTGCAGACCGTTCTGGCCGATATTGCATCAGCCTGCCAGCGCCATGGCAAGGTTACGGCGATTTATGCAAGAGACCCTGAAGAGGCGCACAGATTCCGTGATCTTGGCTTCCAATGTGTCGCTGTTGGCGCGGACATGGTCTACATGGATGTCGGGTTGAATGCTGTTCTGTCCCAGTTGAATTCTTAA
- a CDS encoding DUF1476 domain-containing protein, whose amino-acid sequence MTTFDQREDAFERKFAHDEELRFKAEARRNKLLGLWAAEKLGLSGEKAADYAKEVVRADFDEPGDEDVFRKIRGDFDSAGIEQSDHQIRRTMDELMATAREQIATEA is encoded by the coding sequence ATGACCACGTTTGATCAGCGTGAAGATGCGTTTGAAAGAAAATTTGCCCATGACGAAGAACTTCGTTTCAAGGCGGAAGCCCGCCGGAACAAGCTTCTTGGCCTTTGGGCGGCTGAAAAGCTTGGCCTGTCCGGCGAAAAGGCCGCTGACTACGCCAAGGAAGTGGTTCGTGCAGACTTTGACGAGCCGGGCGATGAAGATGTGTTCCGCAAGATTCGCGGCGATTTCGACAGTGCCGGTATCGAGCAGTCTGACCACCAGATTCGCCGGACCATGGACGAGCTGATGGCCACTGCACGCGAGCAGATTGCCACCGAAGCTTAG
- the purC gene encoding phosphoribosylaminoimidazolesuccinocarboxamide synthase, producing MNRRRRIYEGKAKILYEGPEPGTLIQHFKDDATAFNNKKHDIIDGKGVLNNRISEFVFEHLNRLGVPTHFIRRVNMREQLVREVEIVPLEVIVRNVAAGSLCTRLGLEEGTQLPRSIIEFCYKKDELGDPLVAEEHITAFGWANPQELDDIMALTIRINDFLSGMFAAVGIRLVDFKIEFGRLWEGDMMRIVLADEISPDSCRLWDMSTGDKMDKDRFRKDLGGMIEAYQEVARRLGILNESERPVTDGPRLVK from the coding sequence ATGAACCGTCGCCGCCGCATTTACGAAGGTAAGGCCAAAATTCTATATGAAGGACCGGAACCCGGAACGCTGATCCAGCATTTCAAGGATGATGCGACTGCCTTCAACAACAAGAAGCACGATATCATCGATGGCAAGGGTGTCCTGAACAACCGCATTTCGGAATTTGTTTTCGAGCACCTGAACCGGCTTGGCGTACCCACGCATTTTATCCGCCGTGTCAACATGCGCGAACAGCTGGTTCGTGAAGTTGAGATTGTGCCGCTTGAGGTAATCGTGCGCAATGTGGCTGCAGGATCTCTGTGTACCCGCCTCGGCCTTGAGGAAGGCACTCAGCTCCCGCGCTCCATCATTGAGTTCTGCTACAAAAAAGATGAACTGGGCGACCCGCTGGTGGCTGAAGAGCACATCACTGCATTCGGCTGGGCCAATCCGCAGGAACTTGATGATATCATGGCACTGACCATCCGCATCAATGACTTCCTGTCCGGCATGTTTGCTGCTGTCGGCATTCGTCTGGTGGACTTCAAGATCGAGTTTGGCCGCCTTTGGGAAGGCGACATGATGCGCATCGTTCTGGCCGACGAGATTTCACCGGATTCCTGCCGCCTCTGGGACATGAGCACCGGCGATAAGATGGACAAGGACCGGTTCCGCAAGGATCTTGGCGGCATGATCGAAGCCTATCAGGAAGTTGCACGCCGCCTCGGCATTCTCAACGAAAGCGAACGCCCTGTTACGGACGGCCCGCGACTGGTCAAGTAA
- the purS gene encoding phosphoribosylformylglycinamidine synthase subunit PurS encodes MKARITVTLKNGVLDPQGKAIQNALGSLGFDDVNGVRQGKVIDLDLADMDKATAQTRISDMCEKLLANTVIENYAIELVD; translated from the coding sequence ATGAAGGCACGTATCACGGTAACCCTGAAAAACGGTGTCCTTGACCCCCAGGGCAAGGCAATTCAGAACGCACTTGGCAGTCTCGGTTTCGACGACGTCAACGGCGTTCGTCAGGGCAAGGTTATTGATCTCGACCTGGCCGATATGGACAAGGCCACCGCACAAACCCGCATCAGCGACATGTGCGAGAAGCTTCTGGCCAACACGGTCATCGAAAACTACGCAATCGAGCTGGTCGACTGA
- a CDS encoding phosphoribosylformylglycinamidine synthase-associated small membrane protein: MMDRPPAQDDSGRIIRFLLIQAAVFIILPLGLTALAVILYL; this comes from the coding sequence ATGATGGACAGGCCTCCTGCACAGGATGACAGCGGACGCATTATCCGCTTCCTTCTGATCCAGGCGGCTGTTTTCATCATCCTTCCTCTTGGTCTCACCGCTCTGGCTGTCATTCTGTATTTGTGA
- the purQ gene encoding phosphoribosylformylglycinamidine synthase subunit PurQ — MKSAVILFPGSNRERDMLYALEQISGHRPQTVWHTETEIPDVDLIVLPGGFSYGDYLRSGAIAARSPVMDALRAKADAGVRVLGVCNGFQMLTEAGLLPGALMRNKDLKFVCREVKLEVANADTLFTRSYTQGQILRCPVAHHDGNYFAEDDIIRQLEDQNRVAFRYADGTNPNGSINNIAGILNERGNVLGMMPHPENLIEDLQGGTDGRGLFASALDVAA, encoded by the coding sequence ATGAAATCTGCCGTAATCCTCTTCCCCGGCTCCAATCGCGAACGCGACATGCTTTACGCGCTTGAGCAGATCTCAGGCCACAGGCCGCAGACGGTCTGGCACACGGAAACCGAAATCCCGGATGTGGATCTGATCGTTCTCCCAGGCGGTTTCTCCTATGGGGACTATCTCCGCTCCGGCGCTATTGCAGCCCGCTCTCCGGTTATGGATGCCCTGCGCGCCAAAGCGGATGCAGGCGTCCGCGTTCTCGGTGTCTGCAACGGGTTCCAGATGCTGACAGAAGCAGGCCTTCTGCCAGGCGCTCTGATGCGCAACAAGGATCTGAAATTTGTCTGCCGGGAAGTGAAACTGGAAGTCGCCAATGCCGACACCCTGTTCACCCGAAGCTACACGCAAGGCCAGATTCTGCGTTGCCCGGTTGCCCATCACGATGGCAACTATTTCGCTGAAGATGACATCATCAGACAGCTTGAAGATCAGAACCGCGTTGCCTTCCGTTACGCAGACGGCACCAACCCGAATGGATCAATCAACAATATTGCCGGCATTCTCAATGAACGCGGCAATGTGCTCGGTATGATGCCGCATCCGGAAAACCTGATTGAAGACCTGCAGGGTGGCACTGATGGCCGCGGCCTGTTTGCCAGCGCTCTGGACGTGGCTGCCTGA
- a CDS encoding DMT family transporter encodes MTRFSANGLLLLAALIWGSAFVAQSTAMDTMGPLTFTGLRFVLATLAVAPLAYLEYRRLRPEIKPRHVWLILATGVCFFLGLALQQVGLLYTTVTNSGFLTALYVVFTPLVALFIFRQSVHIAVWPAAALSLAGAWLLGHALSGLNWGDVLTILSALFWALQVILLGIIIAELSAAIVIAALQFAVVAVLGTAFGLMFEPVSFASISDTWFELVYTGVISGGVAFTLQAIAQRYTPAADAAILLSSESLFAALSAMILLGERLPLQGWFGCVAILFAILLVQLAPLVQERRARRSAAV; translated from the coding sequence ATGACGCGGTTTTCTGCAAACGGATTGCTGTTGCTTGCAGCATTGATCTGGGGTTCTGCTTTTGTGGCTCAGTCCACAGCCATGGATACAATGGGGCCTCTGACGTTCACTGGTCTGCGCTTTGTTCTGGCGACGCTGGCTGTTGCGCCTCTGGCCTATCTGGAATACCGGCGCCTGCGCCCTGAAATCAAACCGCGCCATGTGTGGCTGATCCTGGCAACGGGTGTTTGTTTCTTTCTTGGCCTGGCATTGCAGCAGGTCGGCCTGCTCTACACAACGGTGACCAATTCCGGTTTTCTGACAGCACTTTATGTGGTGTTCACGCCGCTTGTGGCGCTGTTTATCTTCCGTCAGTCTGTCCATATCGCTGTCTGGCCTGCGGCCGCACTGTCTCTGGCGGGTGCCTGGCTTCTGGGGCATGCGCTGTCAGGCTTGAACTGGGGAGATGTTCTGACGATCCTCAGCGCTCTGTTCTGGGCTCTTCAGGTGATCCTGCTTGGGATTATCATCGCTGAACTTTCTGCTGCGATCGTCATTGCGGCTTTGCAGTTTGCCGTGGTGGCGGTTCTTGGCACTGCCTTCGGTCTGATGTTCGAGCCGGTTTCATTTGCTTCAATTTCTGACACCTGGTTTGAACTGGTCTATACCGGCGTCATTTCGGGCGGGGTTGCCTTTACCCTGCAGGCGATTGCCCAGCGGTATACACCCGCAGCAGATGCTGCCATTCTGCTGTCGTCCGAGAGCCTGTTTGCTGCTCTGTCAGCGATGATCCTTCTGGGAGAGAGACTGCCACTACAGGGCTGGTTTGGCTGTGTGGCTATCCTTTTTGCCATCCTTCTGGTGCAATTGGCCCCGCTGGTTCAGGAACGTCGTGCACGCCGTTCCGCAGCAGTTTAG